Within Chloroflexota bacterium, the genomic segment CGTTTCCACTAATTTCCCCTTCTCTATAAATTATTGTCCTAGTTCAAAGCGAGCAAAGCGCCGGATGACGATGTTTTCGCCGACCTTGGCGATGTTCGTTTGAACGAGATCGTGAATCGTCACGCTGTCGTCGCGCAGGAAGGTCTGACGTAAGAGACAATTCTCTTTGTAGAACGCTTCCATTTTGCCGGGTACGATTTTTTCGGTAACGATGTGCGCCGGCTTGCCTTCGGCAACCGCCGCGTCCGCGAAAATTTTCTTTTGCTCTTCGATCACATTCGCCGGAATATCTTCGACCGCGACGTACTTGGGATTGAACGCCGCGACTTGCAACGCGATGTTGTGCGCCAATTCGCGGAACCCCGGCGTCGCCGCAACAAAGTCGGTTTCGCACGCCACCTCGACGATGACGCCGATCTTGCCCGCGCCATGCACGTACGCTTCGATGACGCCTTGCTTGGCGACGCGTTCCGCTTTTTTCTGCGCGGCTTGCAGCCCTTTTTCTTTCAACACGGCAAGCGCCTTGTCGTAATCGCCGTTGTGTTGTTCCAGTGTCTTTTTAGCGTCAAGCACGCCGGCGCCGGTCAGTTCACGCAATTGCTTGATTTGTTCTGCTTGAGTTGCCATAGTTATGCCGTTTCGTCCGGACTAGTTTCTTCGCCGACTTCTTCTGCGTCATCTTCCATCGCGGCGACATCGAGCGGCGGCAAGTCAGCGTCCGTCATTTCAATCGCCGCGGGCGCGCCTTCTTCCGCGGCTTCGGAAGCGAGGACACCGCGAATATTCTTGCCTTCGATCACCGCATCCGCGATTTTGCCGGTCAAGAGTTTGATCGCGCGGATCGCGTCGTCGTTCGACGGAATCGGATGCGCGATCGGATTCGGGTCCGAGTTCGTGTCGCACATCGCGACGATGGGAATGGCGAGCGTGGTCGCTTCGTGAATCGCGTTTTCCTCGTGCTTGGTGTCCACGATGAAAATCGCGCGCGGCAAACGGCGCATTTCTTTCAAACCGCCCAAGCGCGTTTGCAGTTTTTGCATTTCGCGCGTCAGCAACAACGCTTCTTTTTTCGTGAGCTTGTCGAGGTCGCCGGTCGCTTGGCGCTCTTCGAGTTTGAGCAAATAGTCAATGCGACTGCGAATCGTGCGAAAGTTGGTGAGCGTGCCGCCGAGCCAACGTTCGTTGACGTACGGCATCCCGCACCGCTGCGCTTCTGCCACGACGGTCTCTTGCGCTTGACGCTTGGTGCCGACGAAGAGGATCGTCCCGCCATCCGCGACCAGATCGCGCACGGCGTTGTACGCCTCTTCGAGTTTCACCATCGTTTGTTGGAGGTCAATGATGTGGATGCCGTTGCGTTCGGTGAAGATGAACGGGCGCATCCGCGGATTCCACCGGCGCGTGCGATGCCCAAAGTGGACGCCTGCTTCGAGCAGGGACTTCATAGGTAAAACAGCCACAGTACTCCCTTGTGTTTTTGTTCCATCGTGTTGATTTTAGTTTCGCGTCGCGAAACTAGACGATGGCTTCCGCCCCCGTCGTTTTCGACGACGACCGCGTGTGCGGCACGCGTCATCGAATCGAGGGGCGTGACAAGTCGGGGCGCATTATATATCAGACTAGAGCAAAGAGCAAATCGAATTGCGCTAATGGGTGTGCGTCAAGTTTTTGGGTGGTGAAAAAACCTTGCGAAGGTTGAACGGCAATCATATTTGATTTGTCGTCAAAACCTTTGCAAGGTTGAGTGTCCAAAAATTTGACGCACACCCTGCGCTAATCTCGCACCAATCGCATCAATTTATCGCTGAACACTTGAACGCTGAATTTTTCCGCATGCCGGCGGATCGTTGGCGGATCGTACCGGCGGTCGTCGAACGCACGCAAAACCTGGACGAGCGATTGCGCGGTCGGCTCGCGAAACAGTTCGCCAGTGACGCCGGGAACAATCGTCTCCAACGCGCCGCCGCCGCCAAACGCGATCACCGGCTTGCCGCACGCGTTCGCTTCGAGCGGCGTGATGCCAAAATCCTCTTCGCCCGGAAACAGAAACGCGCGGCAACGCGCGAGCAAATCGCGCGCGTCCGCATCCGACACACGCCCGAGAAAACGCACATTCGATTTGGCTGTCGCTTCGAGCCGCGCGCGGTCGCGCCCATCGCCGGCGATGACGAGCGGCAAATCCAGTTCCGCGCACGCTTGCACGGCGAGGTCAATCCGCTTGTACGGCACGAGGCGCGAGAGAATCAAAAAGTAATCGCTGCGCTCGCGCGAAACTGTGAACCGTTCCACGTCCACAGGCGGATGAATGATGACCGAATCGCGTTGATAATAGGTGCGAATGCGTTCGCGCACGATTTCGGAAATCGCGACAAAGTGTGTCACGCGTTCCGCCGCGCGGCGATCCCACTCGCGCAATCGCGAAATCATCAACGGCAACACCAGTCGCGGCAAACGACCGATGCGTTCGCGCTCGACATAGTCGGCATAGTTCCACAGAAAACGCGCGGGCGTGAGGCAATAGCAAATGTGTCGCGCGCCCGGCGGCATTTTGATGCCGTGTGCGAACGCGCTCGTGATGCTGACGAGCGTGTCGAAGCCGGATAAATCAAGCGCTTCAAACGCGGCGGGGTAAAGCGGCAAGAGCAACCGTTGATTCGTCAACGGGAGGCGGTCGAGAAACGTCGTGCGAATGTCCCAGGTTTTGTACGATGCCGGCATCGCGGGTTGCCAGTACGTCGAGGTGAACACGGGCGCGTTGGGAAACAAATCGTGCGTCACTTCGAGGACGCGTTCCGCGCCGCCGTACTGGTTGAGCCAACTCGCGGCAAGCGCGATGTGGTGAGGGTCAGTCATCGCCACTAGTATAGCCGATTGCGCTGCGAGCGCAAAATCACCCCCCACCCCAACCCTCCCCCGCTTTCGCAGGGGAGGGAACTCGCCCCCACCCCAACCCTCCCCCGTTCGCCAAAATCGGGCGAACGGGGGAGGGAGAAAGAGTGGCTCTACTCAAACGCATGGCAATGTGGTAGAATACCTGCTACACAGCCATACAGCAAATTTGGAAATTTGCCCCACATTTCCAAAGGAGGATCGCGATGGTCGCTCCAATGACTAGAGCCGACGAGCACGGTCTGCGCGGTGTCAGTCTTGACAGCCGGTTGCGCCAGATCTTTTTCAGCATGTCCCCGGAAAAACTGAGCGCGCTCGCGCGCGAGGTGCGCGAAGAGTCCACGCGCCGCGAGTTGATCTACGTGCGCGACGGACAACAAGAGACCATCAACGTGATGCTTCGCCCCGCCGGAATTTTCTCCGAGCAGATGAACTATTTCCACTATGTCGCGCTCGCGCTCGTCGGCGCGCTCAAGCGGATGCCGGAACTCTATCTCAAGGATTTCAACATTCGCGAAGTCGTGCCGCTCGAAGAACTCGAAGCGAAGTGGTTGTGGGACACCTGGGGCGCGAGCCACAATCAATTTCACACTGTGTTCGGTCGGCTCGATGCGATTGTGGACTTGACGAGTCCGTTCTGGAAGGACACGCTCGCGTTCATCGAGCCGAACCTCGTCGGCGTCGGCGGCATCCACCTGATTCCAACCGCCGAAGGCGTCGTGCGCGATGTCGTCGTGCCCGCGCTCCAAGAAATCGCGCCCGACCTCGACCTGGAAACGAGCCAGGATTTGCGCGACTTGTTCATCCTCGAATTGATGGATCACGTCGAAGCCAGCGCGCGCAAGGGACGCACGATCTGTTTGATTGACCCCAAATATTCCAGCGATGGACCGAACGAGCTTGAAACACTGACCAATTACTATCGCGCACGCGGGTACGAAATTTATCACGCCGATCCCGCCGAACTTGTTCTCCGCAACCACGAAGTGTACTACGAAGGTCACGTCATTGACGTTGCGTATCGCGATTACGATACGCGCGATCTCGCGCAACAGGAAAAAGAGGGCGAGAACGTACGCGCGGTCAAACACCTCTTCAAGCAAAATCAAATCGTCTCTTCGATGGCGGGCGATTTCGACCACAAGAGTTGTTTCGAGGTGTTAACCGACTCGCGCTTTGCGCAGTACTTTTCGGGGGACGAGCGCAACATTTTTCGACATCACGTTTTGTGGACGCGCTTGTTGATCGAGCGACGCACGACGGACCCGCACAACGAGATCATTGACCTGTTCGAGTACACGCGCAAGAACCGCGAGATTCTCGTCATCAAACCGAATCGCGCGTACGGCGGCGAAGACATCTTGATCGGACCGTCGGTCACGGACGGCGAATGGGAAGATGCCATCGAACGCGCGACGAAAGAACCGGGCGGCTGGGTTGTGCAACGGCTCGCCAAGATCAGCGTGTACGAATTTCCCGTGCTCGCGGACGACGGCACCGTCCAAGCCGCGCCGTTCTACGTCGTCGTCGGTCTCGCGCCGACCAAGTACGGCGTAGCGGTGTTGGGTCGCGCGTCGCAAAAGCAAGTCGTCAACGTCGCGCAACGCGGCGGCTTGCTCGCGGTACTCGTCGGACGACACACGCCGCGCGTTCTGCCGCCGCGATATGGATGAGCGAGAAAAAAGTAGACACGTAGACCGGGACACAGGTAGACAGGTAACTTGTCTACCTGTGTCCTTGTGTACTCCGATACCACTTTTCCAACTTTGATGAACTTGCCGCGTTGTGATACAATAGTTCTGTTGGAAATCTTTCGCCTACCCAGAGGTCACTCACTTGAATATCGCTATGTTAAGTGTGCATACCTGCCCGCTCGCGATGCTCGGCGGCAAAGAGACGGGTGGCATGAATGTGTACGTGCGCGAACTCTCGCGCGAACTTGCCGCGCGCGGCCATTGCGTTGATATTTTCACGCGTTCGCAGGACCCGGCGGTGGCGCACGAAGTGCCCGGACTGGAAATCGGCGCGCGCGTTTTTCATGTGCCCGCCGGTCCCGAAGCGCCGTACAACAAACATCGCCTCTTCGACTATCTGCCCCAGTTCACGCAAGGCGTTCGGCACATCGCCGAAACCGAAGGCATTCGCTACGACGTGTATCACTCGCACTATTGGCTTTCGGGCTGGGTCGCGCGCGAATTGCAGAGGACCCAACCGGCGCCCATCGTGCAAATGTTTCACACGCTCGGCGTGATGAAAAACCACGTCGCGCGGCGCGCGTACGACCGCGAGACCGAACGCCGCATCGAGATCGAGCGCGAGATCATGCAAGCTACGACCTGTCTCATCGCCGCGACGCCGCGCGACCGCGAGCACATGATCGAGTTGTACGACGCGCCCGGTCAAAAAATCTGCGTGATTCCGCCCGGCGTAGACACGAACCTCTTTCGACCGATCCCGCGCGCCGAAGCCAAAGCGCACGTCGGCTCACCGCCAGATCATCACACGGTGTTGTTTGTCGGGCGGATTGATCCGATCAAAGGATTGGACATTTGGTTTCACGCGATGGCGCTCGTGATTCAAGAGCAACCCGAATTGCGCGGCAAAATTTGCGTGTGCCTCGTCGGCGGCGACGCGGACGAAGAGACCGAACCGGAAGTCGAGACGGCGCGGCTCCGCGCGCTCAAAGATGAACTGGGGATTGACGACATTGTGACGTTTCACGGTCGTCGCTCGCAAGAAGAGTTGCCGTACTATTACTCGTCGGCGGACATTGTGGTGATGCCGTCGTTTTACGAATCGTTCGGCATGGCGGCGCTCGAAGCGATGGCGTGCGGCACGCCGGTCGTCGCGTCCGATGTCGGCGGCTTGTCGTTCGTCGTGCGCGATGGCGAGACCGGCTTTCTCGTCCCCGAAGGAAATCCACGCGCGCTCGCGGACACGCTCACGCATTTATTGTGCGAACCCAGGTTGCGCGCGCGCCTCGGCAAGCGCGGCGTCGAAATCGCGCAAGAGTACGCGTGGGCGCGCGTCGCCGACCGAATCGAAGACGTATACGCGCGCATCACAAACTGGCAGACGATAAAATCGCCCGCCTAAATCAGGCGCGAACCCGATACGGAGCTAGCAAATGAACAAAAATGACCATACTGCTTTTCAGGTTTCGAATTTGGACGCCGCGATCCGGTTCTATACCGAATCGCTCGGCTTACATTTGCTTTTCCGTAACGTCAACCAAGCAGAACACGAAGCGTATGCCTTTTTGGAATTGAACGGGGGAAATTTGGAGTTGATCCAAATGCTAGACGCGCCGTTTGTCAAACCTCGGATCACGCCGCCCTACTGCCCGCATTTTGCGCTCGAAGCGAAAGACATGGCGCAGATACTTGAGATGATCAACACAAAAGGGATTACGGTTGTAAAAGGTCCGCTGGAGATTCCTGGCGAAGAAAAATGGATTTATATCAGCGACCCGGATAACAACGTGATTGAATTTATCGAATGGTCGTCGAAGAAGCAGAGGTGACTACCGAGGAAACGCGTTCCCAGTCATTATTCGAATTTATGGGCGAACCAGGGACGGAAGGGGACGCTGCGAAGGGAGCGCAAAACGTATGAAGAAAAGTACGCTTAACATTCCGAACGAACTGAATGACGAATTGCGTCCGCATTACGATGTGGACTATAGCAAGTCGCGTCCCAATCCTTACGCGGGACGCGTGAAACTTACACATGGCGGCAAACGCCCAGGGTCAGGACGCAAGTCTGCACCCGAACCGATTGAACGCCACACGATCACGCTCTACAAGACGCACGCAAAATTCTTGCGCGGACTGGATACAAACCTCTCGCGGGCGATTCGGAAACTGATTGCAATGGCGCGGTGAAACGCGCGAAAAGTTCAAAGTGAAACAGAGAGATGCCGATCATGCCCATCGCTTCCGCGCGGAATATTACCACGCGCCCATGACAACCTGTGCTGAACAGACTTTGGGGGCGAAAGAAAAACGTGAGCGCGGGGCAGGTCGGAGTATCCTTGTCAGCGAAGGTTCGAGTTGATGCTACGAAGGAACATCTTTGCCCGCGAAGGTGGTTCGATAGTGCGTCCGAACGCGTAAGCTCCATGCGAAATGGTGCAATTTTGCAACAAACTTCGTACTGTTAGAATCCTTGGAGGAAAAGCAATAATGTCATCTTACACAAACTTTATTAAGGATTTTCCGACTCGCTGCCTTGAACTATTTGACAAGACCTTTGATCAGACAAGAATTAACGGCAGAGAAGTCACGCTTTTGCTTTCAATTGCTACAGTAGCATTCAATATTCCATTTGAAAGACTAAGAGCAAAACCAGAAAAGCATCCAGCCGATGACGTAACGAGATATCCAGAAGCAAAGAAGAAGTTCGACAAAGAAATAAATAAATCCTTCCGCTGTCATTGGGGTCAAGGTGACACCTGGAAGTTTATCGAAGGAGTCGACGGGAAAGACATTCGCGGATGCCAAGTGGATCAATGGGCACGCCCAGAAGCAAGGGAATCCCTCTCAAACAAGAAAGAGGCAAATTCCGTGTTTAGCCATCTGCGGAATGCCCTTGCACACGGAAGCATTTTCACATACCCCAATTATTCCGGCACAAGTGCCCCTCCACAGATAGAAACGATTGTGTTTCTCCGACAATGCAGGGAGAGAAAAGAGATTGAAAAGTGCTGCCAAGAAAGAGACGTTGATCTCGATAAGTATGATGTATTACTGGTCTCGCCTCAGGACTTTCTAGCCTTTCTAAAGAAATGGGTAGAGTTCTTGAACTCTCTGGACTTGAGTACCAGCCCTTGACCACCAGGTTAGCCCAATGCCCGTTTTTGAGTACAATTACCTTGGATTAACAAGGGGCAAATTGCACTGGGTCAAGTCCATTCACCCTAATCGAACTGACTCAATATCTCACAAGCCCTTGCTCAGTTCGACTGTCATTTGCTCTTAATCAACAAGGTCAAGTCCCTGGCGGAACATCAATTTGCACGCCAGGTTATCTACACGATAACCTGGCGTTTTTGTTTGTACCAGACCTGTAACCGAATTGATTCATCCTGGTTCCAATTTCCAACTTCCACCCTCCACCCTCTAATACACCATCTCCCCGCGCACAAACGCCGCCGTTCTTGAATCGCGCGGCGTATCAAAAAATGCCGGATTGTCCTGCACTTCGACGAGACGACCACCCAGCATCAAGCCAACGCGCTGAGCGAGCCGTTTGGCTTGGAACACGTTGTGCGTGACGACGACGACGGTCGTGCCGCGCGCGCGATTGTGTTCGCGCACGATCTCTTCGATCAAGCCGACGTTGTACGGATCGAGATTCGCGGTCGGCTCGTCGAGCAACAAGACGCGCGGTTCGATGACGAGCGCGCGCGCGAGCGCGACGCGTTGCATCTCGCCGCCGGAAAGTTTCGTCGCCGGCGCGTGCGCGAGCGCGGACAAGCCGATCGCGTCGAGCAGTTCGCTCACGCGTCCGTTCGCGTGTTCGCCGCGCAAACGCAAGCCGTACGCGATATTCTCGCGCACACTGCCGTGGAGCAACGCCGGGCGCTGAAACACGGTCGTGATTTCGCGGCGCACAGCGAGTGGCACATCACCGTTTCGCGCTTGCCCGCGATAAATCAACTGCCCGCTCGTCGGCGTTTCCAGAAAATTGAGCAAACGCAACAACGTGGATTTCCCCGCGCCGCTCGGTCCGACGAGCGCGAAAATTTCTCCCGCATGAATTTCCAGTTGCTCAAGGTCAATGACCGCGCGTCCGCCGTATTCTTTTCTAAGCTGCTCGATCTGGTAAATCGCTTCGGTCATTCGTCATCCGTCTTTCGTCGCGCCTTGCAATTGCAGCATCGCGACATTCGCAATGAACGCGAGCGCGAGCAGAACGATCCCCAGCGCGAGCGCGAGCGAGAACTCGCCGGTGCGCGTGTTCAACACAATCGCGGTCGTCAGCACGCGCGTTTTGCCTTCGATGTTGCCGCCGACGAGCATCACCGCGCCGACCTCGCTGATGATTCCGCCAAACGCGGCGACGACCGCGGCAATCACGCCGATGCGCGCCTCGCGCAAAACTGCCCAGGTCTCTTGCCAGCGCGTCGCGCCGAGCGAACGCACCTGGACGCGCAACGCCGGGTCAACGCCTTGCACCGCCGCCATCGTCAACCCGGCGACGAGTGGAAAGGCGATCACGACTTGCGCGGTAATCATCGCGCTCGGCGTGAACAACCAACTCAGCGCGCCGAACGGACCACTGCGCGAGAGCATCAAGTACACGAACAAGCCAACGACGACCGGCGGCAAGCCCATCCCGGTGTACAGCAACGCGGTGATGAACCCACGCGCGCGCAGGCGCGATAAACCGAACGCTGCGCCCGCCGGCACGCCGATCGCAACGCTGATGCCCAACGCGATGCCGCTGACGCGCAGGGACAGCCAAATAATTTCCATCAACGCGGGATCCGCGCTGATGAGTAGTTGAATCGCCTGAATGAATCCGTAAAGAATTTCTTCCATCGTGTAACCCAAACCCAAAGGGTTTATCAAACCCTTTGGGTTTTAGCGCGTAGGACACTTGCGATGAGCGTGGTGATCGGCACGGCGGAGATCAATCCGAGCGAGCCGACGAGCGTGCGCACGATTTCTTCCGCGATCAATTCGCGGTTGAGCGTGAACGACCACGGTTCGGGATAGACCTGGAACAACATCCACATCGGCATCGCCGCGCCGATGTACGCGAGCACGAGCGTGTTGATCGTCGCCGCGATGTGATCGTGCCCGATGTTCATCGCGCGGCGGTACAGTTCGCGCCAGCCGAGCGCGGGATTCGCGTCCGCGAGTTCCATCACCGCGGATGCCTGGCTCACGATCACATCATCCAACACGCCGAGCGTACCGACGATGATGCCCGCGAGGAGTAAGCCGCGCACATTGATCGCGACATTCGCGCTTTGCAAGAACACGGCTTCTTCAGCGCCGAAACCGCTCAGGCGCGCAAAGTTGATGGCGAACGCGGCGAGCATGCCAGTCAGGAGCAAACTCACGAACACGCCCGCAAGCGACGCGTGCGTTTTGAGCGACCAACCCTGGGTCAGGTACAGCGTGACCGCGAGCAAGAGGAACGAACCGGCAACGCTGATCAAAACCGGGTCGCTCCCGGCAAAAATCTGCGGCAACACAAAACCCAGGAGCACGACGAAACTGAACGCGAGACCGATCAGCGCACGCACGCCTTTCCAACCGCTGACGAGAATTGCGAACAGCACGAATCCCGCCGCGAGGAACGCAAGCGCACCGGTGCGTACCAAATCGGTGATGGTCAGTGCCATTTCTCCGTTGGCTTGTTGTATCGCCATGACTAACACGTTATCGCCGGCGCGGAGCAAGAGATCATCGCTCGACGCGCCGTACTCGGCTTCGAGCCGCGTGCTGCTCTGCGCGCCGCTTGCCAATTCGATTTCGACGCGCTGGACTGGTTGGGTTTGGTTCGGCGCGACCTCCACTGACCGCGTGTCAATCACGCGCACCACGCGCGCTTGAAGCGTTTCGGCATCCTCCTCCATCGCGCGCGGCGATGCCTGCAACTGCGTCCACACGACCAGCAACAGCGCGATCACCATGATCAGCGCGACGAACAAGGTCGCCGCGAGCATGCGTAATTTACGCGCGTCATTGAACATCTTTTCCTCTTGCGGTGAATTTGGTTCGCATTGTCGTCAACAACCGACATTTTGTCAAAGCAATCGAGGAAAAGATGTACGGCTGGCGCAAAGTCGTATTTTGTCATTGCAAGAAGGTCACGCCGCGTGCGGTGTGTGTAAGAACAGAAATACTTCTGTCATTGCGAGCGATTTTTGCCTGAAGCAATCCCCAACCAGCGAATTGGGGATTGCTTCGTCTGCACAAATCGCCTCCTCGCCATATCCCACACGCGATTTTGCCGTGTCTTACTTGATCTCGATCTTGACGACGTCGCGACTCCAAAGATTACTTGCCATCCCTGGCATCGCCGCGTTGAGTTTACCGCCGTCCGCGAACGCGATCAAACAGTCGGCGCATTTGCGCGCGTCCGCGAGCGCGAGTTCGACAGTAAAACCATCGCTCGAAATTAGCATGAGTTTCGCCGCGGCGGATGCGGGCTTGGCGGCATCGAGCAACGCGTTCAAGCGCACGCCCTGGTAATCTTGTTTGCCGCTCTTGGGATGTTCGAGATTCAACATGACGACGGGCATCGCCTTGAGCGCGTCCAAGCCCAACTTTTGTTCTTTCTCGACCGCGCCGATGAGCGCCAATGCAACCGCGCCCGACGGTGCGGCGCTACTCGATTGATTCTTCCATTCTTTCGAATCCGCGTAGAACAAGGGCGAGCCGTATTTGTCAACGCCAAAGTTGCCGATGAGTTTTTGCGTTTCGACGGACGTGATCCATTTGGCGAAATTCGTCGCCATCTCGGAATTGACGCCGGGATGTTTCACCGGATCCACCACCATCACGCCGTAGGGATTGTACAAATCCTTATCCGCGTTTTCCTTGATGTTGCCGCCGCCCACAAGCACGGTGAGGTTGGGCAATTTCGTTTGTTGCGCGAGCCAGGTCGCGCGGTCGGAAATCGTGTATGCCGGTTTTTCGTTCGAGAATAAGAGCGTTTCGCCCATACCTTGCCCGAGCGCGTTGTACCATGCCATCTCTTTCGTCGGCGTCACAGCGAGCGTCGCCCAGATGCCCAACTCTTTCGCGTTCGTGCCGCTCTTGTCGCCGCGACTTGCGAACGTGGATTTGGAATCCATGATCGCTTTCAACGCGTCTTTCGAACTTTTCATTCCGTTGATTTTCGCCGGGTCGCTTTTGGGACCGACGACGATGAAATCGTTGTACATCACGTCGAAGCGTTCTTTCGCGTGACCGTCCTTGACGAATTGATCTTCCGCTTTACGGTCGTGCACGAGCAACGCGTCCGCATCGCCCTTTTGACCGTTCGCAATCGCCTGCCCGGTGCCGACCGCGATCACATCCACTTGGCAATTGAATTTCTTTTCAAAGTCCGGCAAGATCGCGGTGAGCAAACCGGAATCCGCGGTGCTCGTCGTCGTCGAAAGTTTGAGCGCACACGCGCCGGTCGCGGCTTTCGTCGGCGCGACGATGGGCGCGGGCGCTTTGGTTGGTGAAACCGGAGTCGCCGTCGGCGCGACAGTGCACGATGCCGCAATCAGCACGGCGAAAAATGCAACGAACACAAATGGCAAGTGTTTCATACCGTTCTCCTCGATGAGTCTACACACCTTCCGAGTTCCACCGCGTTCTGATCGGGGGAGAGAGAAACGCGGTGGAACCGGCAGCGCGTGATCGCCGCGCGCGACGAGTGGACTGGCGCGCGCACGGCGAATCTATATGCAATACATATAGTAACGCGATTCGGACGGATTGTCAAAAAACGCGTTCGTGAGCTTGCAGAAGAAACGCGACGCGCGAGATGTGTTATAATGCGCGGCGGAGGCAAACGAATGCGAGTCAACTTTTACGCGACCCTGCGCCCGCTCGCGGGCGGCAAAACGATTTCGGTCGCCTTGCCAACGGCATTACCCACGCTCGCGGTGCTCCGCACCGCTAGCGAAAACCACCCGGCGCTCGCCGCCGAAATGTGGGACGCCAACGGAATTCTGCGCGAGCATATCAAGGTCTTTATCAACGGTCGTCACTCGGCGCATCTGCCGA encodes:
- a CDS encoding ABC transporter permease: MEEILYGFIQAIQLLISADPALMEIIWLSLRVSGIALGISVAIGVPAGAAFGLSRLRARGFITALLYTGMGLPPVVVGLFVYLMLSRSGPFGALSWLFTPSAMITAQVVIAFPLVAGLTMAAVQGVDPALRVQVRSLGATRWQETWAVLREARIGVIAAVVAAFGGIISEVGAVMLVGGNIEGKTRVLTTAIVLNTRTGEFSLALALGIVLLALAFIANVAMLQLQGATKDG
- a CDS encoding glycosyltransferase, which translates into the protein MLGGKETGGMNVYVRELSRELAARGHCVDIFTRSQDPAVAHEVPGLEIGARVFHVPAGPEAPYNKHRLFDYLPQFTQGVRHIAETEGIRYDVYHSHYWLSGWVARELQRTQPAPIVQMFHTLGVMKNHVARRAYDRETERRIEIEREIMQATTCLIAATPRDREHMIELYDAPGQKICVIPPGVDTNLFRPIPRAEAKAHVGSPPDHHTVLFVGRIDPIKGLDIWFHAMALVIQEQPELRGKICVCLVGGDADEETEPEVETARLRALKDELGIDDIVTFHGRRSQEELPYYYSSADIVVMPSFYESFGMAALEAMACGTPVVASDVGGLSFVVRDGETGFLVPEGNPRALADTLTHLLCEPRLRARLGKRGVEIAQEYAWARVADRIEDVYARITNWQTIKSPA
- a CDS encoding MoaD/ThiS family protein, translating into MRVNFYATLRPLAGGKTISVALPTALPTLAVLRTASENHPALAAEMWDANGILREHIKVFINGRHSAHLPNGLDTLIGEQDELDVFPPVGGGAC
- a CDS encoding elongation factor Ts: MATQAEQIKQLRELTGAGVLDAKKTLEQHNGDYDKALAVLKEKGLQAAQKKAERVAKQGVIEAYVHGAGKIGVIVEVACETDFVAATPGFRELAHNIALQVAAFNPKYVAVEDIPANVIEEQKKIFADAAVAEGKPAHIVTEKIVPGKMEAFYKENCLLRQTFLRDDSVTIHDLVQTNIAKVGENIVIRRFARFELGQ
- a CDS encoding VOC family protein, whose translation is MNKNDHTAFQVSNLDAAIRFYTESLGLHLLFRNVNQAEHEAYAFLELNGGNLELIQMLDAPFVKPRITPPYCPHFALEAKDMAQILEMINTKGITVVKGPLEIPGEEKWIYISDPDNNVIEFIEWSSKKQR
- a CDS encoding substrate-binding domain-containing protein, with protein sequence MKHLPFVFVAFFAVLIAASCTVAPTATPVSPTKAPAPIVAPTKAATGACALKLSTTTSTADSGLLTAILPDFEKKFNCQVDVIAVGTGQAIANGQKGDADALLVHDRKAEDQFVKDGHAKERFDVMYNDFIVVGPKSDPAKINGMKSSKDALKAIMDSKSTFASRGDKSGTNAKELGIWATLAVTPTKEMAWYNALGQGMGETLLFSNEKPAYTISDRATWLAQQTKLPNLTVLVGGGNIKENADKDLYNPYGVMVVDPVKHPGVNSEMATNFAKWITSVETQKLIGNFGVDKYGSPLFYADSKEWKNQSSSAAPSGAVALALIGAVEKEQKLGLDALKAMPVVMLNLEHPKSGKQDYQGVRLNALLDAAKPASAAAKLMLISSDGFTVELALADARKCADCLIAFADGGKLNAAMPGMASNLWSRDVVKIEIK
- a CDS encoding YibE/F family protein — encoded protein: MFNDARKLRMLAATLFVALIMVIALLLVVWTQLQASPRAMEEDAETLQARVVRVIDTRSVEVAPNQTQPVQRVEIELASGAQSSTRLEAEYGASSDDLLLRAGDNVLVMAIQQANGEMALTITDLVRTGALAFLAAGFVLFAILVSGWKGVRALIGLAFSFVVLLGFVLPQIFAGSDPVLISVAGSFLLLAVTLYLTQGWSLKTHASLAGVFVSLLLTGMLAAFAINFARLSGFGAEEAVFLQSANVAINVRGLLLAGIIVGTLGVLDDVIVSQASAVMELADANPALGWRELYRRAMNIGHDHIAATINTLVLAYIGAAMPMWMLFQVYPEPWSFTLNRELIAEEIVRTLVGSLGLISAVPITTLIASVLRAKTQRV
- the rpsB gene encoding 30S ribosomal protein S2 is translated as MAVLPMKSLLEAGVHFGHRTRRWNPRMRPFIFTERNGIHIIDLQQTMVKLEEAYNAVRDLVADGGTILFVGTKRQAQETVVAEAQRCGMPYVNERWLGGTLTNFRTIRSRIDYLLKLEERQATGDLDKLTKKEALLLTREMQKLQTRLGGLKEMRRLPRAIFIVDTKHEENAIHEATTLAIPIVAMCDTNSDPNPIAHPIPSNDDAIRAIKLLTGKIADAVIEGKNIRGVLASEAAEEGAPAAIEMTDADLPPLDVAAMEDDAEEVGEETSPDETA
- a CDS encoding glycosyltransferase, coding for MTDPHHIALAASWLNQYGGAERVLEVTHDLFPNAPVFTSTYWQPAMPASYKTWDIRTTFLDRLPLTNQRLLLPLYPAAFEALDLSGFDTLVSITSAFAHGIKMPPGARHICYCLTPARFLWNYADYVERERIGRLPRLVLPLMISRLREWDRRAAERVTHFVAISEIVRERIRTYYQRDSVIIHPPVDVERFTVSRERSDYFLILSRLVPYKRIDLAVQACAELDLPLVIAGDGRDRARLEATAKSNVRFLGRVSDADARDLLARCRAFLFPGEEDFGITPLEANACGKPVIAFGGGGALETIVPGVTGELFREPTAQSLVQVLRAFDDRRYDPPTIRRHAEKFSVQVFSDKLMRLVRD
- a CDS encoding ATP-binding cassette domain-containing protein; its protein translation is MTEAIYQIEQLRKEYGGRAVIDLEQLEIHAGEIFALVGPSGAGKSTLLRLLNFLETPTSGQLIYRGQARNGDVPLAVRREITTVFQRPALLHGSVRENIAYGLRLRGEHANGRVSELLDAIGLSALAHAPATKLSGGEMQRVALARALVIEPRVLLLDEPTANLDPYNVGLIEEIVREHNRARGTTVVVVTHNVFQAKRLAQRVGLMLGGRLVEVQDNPAFFDTPRDSRTAAFVRGEMVY